From Antechinus flavipes isolate AdamAnt ecotype Samford, QLD, Australia chromosome 1, AdamAnt_v2, whole genome shotgun sequence:
TATCTTGATCCATGTCTTGAGAACAATCTTCTTTTTCAATGGTGCTGAAAGCATCGTCATCACGACCTCCTTGAGCAAGTTCTGGACTATCCTGCTGCTGAGGAGGAACAAGTTCTAGAGCAAAACCCACTTTATGGCCATACATCTGCAGCACTTGGAAAGGAGGTGGCCCAGGGGGTGGGCCCGGAGGAATTCTGCCAGGAGGTAAAGGAGGAACACCATGTCCAGGCAAAGGAAGCAGAGAAATTGCCCTGGTGGGAGGTCCATAGGCAGAGAGATTTTTGAGAACAGTTGGTGACTGTGCACCAGGCAATGGTATTCCTTGGAGAGAGATGTTAGAAGGAGCATGAGACATGTCAGGCAGTGGGATGCTTTCCACTTCAACGTCCTGAGCCTTCTTTACAGCAGCAAAGTATTGACTGAGCTGGGCCCTCTTCTGCTCACACTGCACCTCTAACTTTCCAAGTTCTTTGGCGATACCTGGATTTTCCTTTTCATAGAGTCGGACAATTCTCTGAAAAGTTTCCTGAAGTTTTTTGCGTTTCCTTTTGATCACGTTTTCATGTAGCTGTGGCTGCTGTACTGGATTGAACTCCATCTTATCCAGTTTCTCCATGTCCCAGATAATTTTTTTGGGATCCTTAATCTTCAGTACTGCAGCTCATGCCATCATTCgttgtttcttattcttttttaattcccCTCTTCCGAGCTTCCTTTCCAGCCTGGTCAGTGGGATTCATGAATTTCCCACTCTTGGTGGGAGATGCAGATCTTCTCTCCATTTCTACAGCTTCTATGGCTCAGTCAGGGAAGAAGGGACAGAAACTTTTTCATCAAACCAATGCTCCAAAAGTATTATCAGTAAAGGCTAGATGCTCATCAGACTGAAAAACATCCACCTTTCTGCTGCTCTTTGGAGCCAGTGAGGGCCACAGGCTTGCCTTAGCAAGCTGGAAAGCCCTCCTTGGTCTCTTCTGAGGGAAATGGGAGACCTTCCCCTTAGCCTGTTGCTGTGGGCTTTAGCTACTGCCCAGCCTCTGGAGATGTACCTCCTCCCTCAAGTCACTTCCCTTTTATAGGCACCTGGCAGATTTCACAAAGCTCATGGAGCTCCAGCAACCAGAGAGCCAGGCTAGGATCTGGAGAAACTTCCCAGCACTTGGTATTTACATCTCCCATGGTGAGTTAGCAAGTTTCAAGGAggtaattttaatttgattttctgtcTTTTGATTGTGAGTTTACACCGTGGGAGGTTGAATCAAATAAAGGGTtctctgttaggattcttacaaagtgctaaatTGGTTGTCcagtttagcatggtacttaacagttctccaattcagagttcacacctttcacacctttaagagttcacaatTTTAAGAGCATATAAGAGGAGGAGCCCACtagaggagattcacaagtctaaGAGGAACTCCCACAAGCCCAGAGagaacccacaatccctctctgaGAGGAGGAGttagattcattccatattccaccattctgctggctggaggctttggattcagagttGAGTTAGAGGCAGAaactggaagagctaaaaaaaactagcaacaggagctcttggaaccaaggaaagaaactaagaaaactaaccggctCTTAGGGAAGAGGCAATAAAGGATACAAACTTTTAACAGCTagggctgcatttgaggtgattattactctgaactgaaacgaaggctacTTCCAGaagttccccaagaaacctgctcccagagaacattatatttttagagaagagaacattacagttctctttcaggggaaaaaaaaattcctcttttgATGGAGTTTTAACAACTACTTTAAGAAAATGAGGTTAAGTGCCAATTTAGTGCCACTTGAGAAAAGATTTTCTTGGGGCAGGTCCATAGTATCCCAAAGTTAAAGTTTGTAGATGAAGTCTAAATTACTCCTGGGCAACCATCTTTACTTCTCACTTCCCCCTAGTATCTCTCACATCAGGGCAAGGTATTTAAAGTTCCAAAAGTCCTgctatgtgtttgttttttgagtttttatttttcaagaaacttTGATCCAGTCTTTCCTATCATAGCCTT
This genomic window contains:
- the LOC127547332 gene encoding LOW QUALITY PROTEIN: WW domain-binding protein 11-like (The sequence of the model RefSeq protein was modified relative to this genomic sequence to represent the inferred CDS: inserted 2 bases in 1 codon; deleted 1 base in 1 codon; substituted 1 base at 1 genomic stop codon), which codes for MERRSASPTKSGKFMNPTDQAGKEARKRELKKNKKQRMMAXAAVLKIKDPKKIIWDMEKLDKMEFNPVQQPQLHENVIKRKRKKLQETFQRIVRLYEKENPGIAKELGKLEVQCEQKRAQLSQYFAAVKKAQDVEVESIPLPDMSHAPSNISLQGIPLPGAQSPTVLKNLSAYGPPTRAISLLPLPGHGVPPLPPGRIPPGPPPGPPPFQVLQMYGHKVGFALELVPPQQQDSPELAQGGRDDDAFSTIEKEDCSQDMDQDKHDDSSCDRNINKSDVSWEEEFMADEERXNSEEKTSVHNVRFAGVPGESGKKKKNMKQITPLQATMLRIAGQEIPEERQEAGVFSEDDDQEDSEDLKDTREQQHKEVSLPGGAFSSPASQKQQPLPQAVLPAIPGLYLAPPLLPTPGLPPGSPPGATPFLKPLGIDSHSFSSEQCPSVLRESTGSRP